The sequence CTACCGGCCCCACTAAGCCCCCAGATTCCTGTTCTGCTCCCTGGGAATACTGACGGGCCACATCCGCAAAGTTGGTTTCCCCTTCCTTAATCCGAAAATAAAGTTCCTGAGCTAGTTCTGGGTTATTGGTTCTTAAGAGTGAGTAAACAAAGCGATCATACTGTTGCTTGGTTCGCATAAATTCTTGATCAATTCCCTGTCCCCAAGTTGCTTGTTTATATTTTTCAATTTTCCCCAGTTGGTAGGCCCGCTGCTGAAACTGCTCTGGGGAGATGCGATAGAGTTGGCAATACTGCTCTTCTGCTGCTGGGGTCGTAATTTGTTGACTTTGGCGAAAGTGATTAAGGGATTGCTGGGCTTCTTCGGGGGTGAGGGTAATGTCCTGGAGGGCCTGGTCAATGGTGAATTCTTCCAGAAATTGGGGGAGCAATTGATACTGAGTTAGATAATGGATCAGTTCATCACCAGAAATCGAGGTTACGCCGATCTGGATAGTTTGACTCATTTGGAACAGCACAGTTAATCAGGGGTCTAAATGTACCACTATCCTAAGATGTATCTTTAATTACCACAAGATAATTAATCATCTCTTAACCTGCTAGCGGCTCTAGGTCAGGGAGGGGATATTCCACAGCGATCACCAGAGTTCACCAGGCCTGGATCTTGAATTTGTACATCACAGTAATATTCTCATTCCCTGGATAACACTAAAGAGAGGCTAGTTTGCAGATAGCAAGTTAGTTATTTATACCTAATTGAGATATCTGCCATCAGTAAAGACCTTGACGATTACTGACTTCAGGCTGCACTTACTTAACTGAATTTTGCTTAACTGAATTTTGTCAACAAAATGATGTAACGCAATGTGAATTTTAATTCTGCCGTATCTTTGATTAAATTGGGTAATCCCAGAGTAGGTAATGAATTTAGCCATTGCTGATCGTAATGCATGGGGTTGAGAAATCTTAATTCATGCTTAAATATCGTTCAAAATCTGGCTAAGTCAGCAATGTTATTTCTAGTATTGATCGTATCTGCACCCGCTGCGAGGATTCAGCATTGGATTTATTAAGTCAACAAATAGCGGCCCTGAGCAGCAAAATTGATTCGTTGTATGTCATTGTTGAGCAACTGAATCAAAAGCTATCCCTGGCCATCAATGAAGGTAAAATCAAGCCCAGTATCGTCATTGCAGAAATCATGCCAGACTGTGATGAAACGGCTGATTGGGTTGGGGGAACTGCCCAGGCCTTTGCCTCTCCTGTCCATACCAGTCTTGAGCATAAAGATATTTTGAGTGACGATGAGCCTCACAACTTCCGCAGCTACAGTGGTGAACGTTACATGACCAACGAGGTACAAATTCAACGCCTGACCGCCCAACTCACCGCGGCTTATAACCAAATTGCGGCCTTAGAAGAACGTCTCCTGGCCCACCACAGCCGTTAGGATTGCTTGACTCCAGAGAATGGCGGCGGGGAAGCGGCTTTGATAGGAATTTCTTAAGCCTAAGCTGCAATTTTTTTAATCACCGGATCTACAAAAACCCGAAGCGAGGCCTGGTATATTGTTGGCAGCAGTGCGTGTGTTTACACCATCATCACAACAATTTGGGTAGGGGTTATGGGCTTATTGTTAGCAGGTAATCAGTTTGTCCGAGATCTAGACCAGGCCGGGGCCTTGGCCATGTATGTTCCCCCAGAAGGTGGGTTTGAAGGACGTTACCAACGCCGATTGCGGACTGCTGGCTACCCCACTCTGCATTTGTCAGCCCCAGGCCTGGGAGATTTATCTGCCTATCTCACCCAAGTTCACGGCATCCGTCCGGCCCACACAGGGAAAGAAAATATTCGGGTCTATTTCCGTCCTCCCCTGGTCACCTATCATCTGGAAAACTTACCTCCCCAGGCCAAGGGACTCGCGCTCTGGTTAATTGACGGCAAAAAGCTATCTCGCCAAGAACTAGCCTACTTGTCACTGTTAACTCAGCAGGAACCCCGCTTAAAAATCGTTGTTGAAGTTGGTGGGGCCCGGGACGTTCAATGGCAACCCTTGAGTACTATTGCCCAAGCGGCTTAAACATTTTTGCAACTGATGATTGAGGCTGGTACTTCTGGCCTGGGCAGATCTAGAACCGATAGCTCAGGAAATTTCTAGGGGCTTTTGATGGCGCACTGGGCTACCTGACGATCATTCAAGGTTTTGCTGCTGATGCTGATGCGAGTTTTGGCATCTACAAGTCCGCCTGTTCCGCCAAAGCTGCCATCCCGCTTCCCTAAAATACTTCCCATTCGAGGGTCAGGTCATGGGTCTGGGGATAAACACAGAGGATCTCCATGCCGGCGCTGTCAGGAACATTTTGCCCAAAGGCTTCTAAGCTTTTCACAAACTGATAATAAATGCACCCCCCCGCGGCCGTTTGTCCCCAAAGTTCATAAACACTATTGGTCGCAGCAATTCCGATAGAGAGATCCGTTAAGAATTTGCTGGGGGTACAGGCTCGAGTCGCTTCCAGCCAGCAGTCCATCGTTTCACAAGTTGTTTGGTTAGTGGGGCGGCTGAGGGTCTGAAAAAACGTGGTCGGGGCCTGGGCCAAAACTCTAGGCACGGCTGAATTTACCAGAAGCATCATGACCAGAGTATTGAGTAGACGCTGTACCACCATCGTTCCCAGGCCCAAGACAGGCAGAAAACACTCTTGATTGACTTAATTAGCGAGCGACTTTTCCAGTACCAGTTTGGAGCGTTTCACCGGATCTGGAATGGTAATTGGATAGTCCCCCGTAAAACAGGCTGAACAAAATTGACTCCCCTGCTGAGCTTTAGTGGCCGCAATCATCCCAGCCCAAGTTAAGTAACTTAAGGAATCTACCCCGATTTGAGCCGCAATTTCCGCAATGGTTTTAGTCGCAGCAATGAGTTGATCCTGGTTATCGGTATCAATGCCATAGAAACAGGGGTGAGTGACGGGGGGCGAAGAAATCCGCATATGAACTTCCTTTGCTCCGGCTTCCCGTAAGGCGCGGACAATTTTGCGGCTCGTCGTTCCTCGGACAATCGAATCATCCACAATCACAATGCGTTTGCCTTCCAAAACATCCTTTAAGGGGTTAAGTTTCATCCGGATGCCGGCCTCCCGCATGGCCTGGGTGGGCTGGATAAACGTGCGGCCAACATAGCGATTTTTAATTAAGCCTTCAGCATAGGGAACCCCTGTGGCCTGGGAATATCCAATGGCGGCGGGGACACCGGAATCAGGAACAGCAATCACCAAATCCGCCGGAACCGCAGATTCTTGTCCCAGTTGTTGCCCTAGACGTTGACGATAACTGTAGAGGGTATGACCTTCCATCAAGCTATCCGGGCGAGCAAAATAAATCATCTCGAAAATGCAAAGTTTATCCTCTGGTGGACTCCAGATGTGGGACTTAAGGCCTTGGTCGTCAATCCAAACCAGTTCCCCCGGCTGGACATCTCGGACATATTCAGCCCCGATAATATCCAAGGCACAGGTTTCGGAAGCCAGCACATAGTAGGACTCGCTAGAGTTTTCTCCGGCCAAAATTCCAAGCACTAAGGGCCGCACGCCATGACTATCCCGGATCCCCATCAGGCCGCTGGGTGTCCCGATAACTAAACTAAACGCCCCCTGAAACTGACGCATGGCATTGACACTGGCATCAATCCAGCCCAGGCCAGCATTCACTTGATTGGCAATGGCCCAGGCCATGATTTCCGAGTCGGTGGTGCTAATCAGGCTGGCCTGGCTAGGCATTTGGGCCACAACGGTTTGACGCAGGGCCTGGGTATTCACCAGATTGCCGTTATGGGCGAGGGCCAGGGGGCCGAGGGCGGTGGGAACTAGAACGGGTTGAGCATTGACAATCCGGCTGGAGCCAGTGGTGGAGTAGCGGGTATGGCCAACGGCTAATGTGCCGCCCATATGTTGGAGGGTCGATTCATCAAAAACTTGCGAGACCAGGCCCATGTCCTTATGGAGGTGGACATCCGCGCCGGTAAAGGTGGCAATTCCAGCCGATTCTTGGCCCCGGTGTTGGAGGGCATACAGACCAAAATAGGTAAGTTTAGCCACTTCCAGGCCGGGGCCATAAATCCCAAAAACCCCACAGGCTTCTTCTGGTTTGTCGGGGAATTCCAGTAGGTCTAGGCTGCAATCATCAGAGTCAACAACAGGGTTCATCTTACTGGGGTCAGAGGCAAGACTGGATTCAGACATTGGGGAAGTTACCTAACCGCTATGCACGGGCTGAAGGGACGAGAAAGACCAAGGATCACTGATTATAAAAACTGATGATGCAGAACCGAGGAAAAAACGAGCTTAAGAGAAGATTAACGAAACTACAGATAAATAAATTAAGGAATTTTGGACTTGTCCGGTCTCCCTCCGAGTTTAGATGCCTTTGTCGTAAAGTATTGGCTTGAGGCAGAACCAATAAAAGATTGAGACTCAACATCGTATCCTTAGACTCTGGCCTGGGGGAGCTTAGGAAAAAATTCCATGGGCAGAGACCTTAAGGCCGCGCTCAATTGCTTTTGTTTATCCTCAGAAAGCGAGTCATTCATGGTGACAATGCCCTGATGCCCCGCTGCCCTGGCCCGTTGCTCCCCCAGTTGAAATAGCTTCTTGATCCGTTGACTTGCATCCCTAGTTGTAGTGTTAGACACGATCTTGCTCCGCTCTAGTGAGTTGACCATCAGGCAGGATTCCGATCACCGTTAATGTTGGTGGATAAAAGCTAACCGATAACACACCCGTATCTTCCTCTAGGTATTTATATTGCACAATCTCAAGGAACTCGTAAGTATTGAGGATGGCGTATTGCCTTCCAGTCAAATTCACAAGTAACGCATCTCCTGCTGTTTCATTTCCCCCATGCCACTCCAGGCCAAGAATCACAACCTTAAAATTTTCACCAGTGGATTTAGTCCTACGAACTTAAGTAAGTTCCTAGCCCATTGGCCCAGCGATCCCATAACTCCTCAATCCTAACCTTGATTAAGGCCTGGTTATCGGCTGTTAAAATTTGCAGTTCTGCTGCGGTTTCAGTCACGATTCCAATCTCCTGAATCGGGGGATTGCCTTGAGTTTTCAGATACTCTTCCCAGGCTTCCTTTTGACTTGGATCAACCGCCACTAAAATCCGCGAGCCGCCTTCCCCAAAGAGCAATTCATCCCAACGGGAGATCCTGTCAGACAAAGCCCAAGGCAGGGTAATGGTTGCCCCAAAATTGCCACTAATACAGGATTCCGCCA is a genomic window of Pseudocalidococcus azoricus BACA0444 containing:
- a CDS encoding peptidylprolyl isomerase, producing MSQTIQIGVTSISGDELIHYLTQYQLLPQFLEEFTIDQALQDITLTPEEAQQSLNHFRQSQQITTPAAEEQYCQLYRISPEQFQQRAYQLGKIEKYKQATWGQGIDQEFMRTKQQYDRFVYSLLRTNNPELAQELYFRIKEGETNFADVARQYSQGAEQESGGLVGPVEARTLHPQLVQMLATSPLGKVLPPTRLGDWIVIVRPEKVMPAQLDEGMRQRLLQQCWQRWLQAQTQALTVNISAPVTP
- a CDS encoding NAD(P)H-quinone oxidoreductase subunit N; translation: MGLLLAGNQFVRDLDQAGALAMYVPPEGGFEGRYQRRLRTAGYPTLHLSAPGLGDLSAYLTQVHGIRPAHTGKENIRVYFRPPLVTYHLENLPPQAKGLALWLIDGKKLSRQELAYLSLLTQQEPRLKIVVEVGGARDVQWQPLSTIAQAA
- the purF gene encoding amidophosphoribosyltransferase, whose protein sequence is MNPVVDSDDCSLDLLEFPDKPEEACGVFGIYGPGLEVAKLTYFGLYALQHRGQESAGIATFTGADVHLHKDMGLVSQVFDESTLQHMGGTLAVGHTRYSTTGSSRIVNAQPVLVPTALGPLALAHNGNLVNTQALRQTVVAQMPSQASLISTTDSEIMAWAIANQVNAGLGWIDASVNAMRQFQGAFSLVIGTPSGLMGIRDSHGVRPLVLGILAGENSSESYYVLASETCALDIIGAEYVRDVQPGELVWIDDQGLKSHIWSPPEDKLCIFEMIYFARPDSLMEGHTLYSYRQRLGQQLGQESAVPADLVIAVPDSGVPAAIGYSQATGVPYAEGLIKNRYVGRTFIQPTQAMREAGIRMKLNPLKDVLEGKRIVIVDDSIVRGTTSRKIVRALREAGAKEVHMRISSPPVTHPCFYGIDTDNQDQLIAATKTIAEIAAQIGVDSLSYLTWAGMIAATKAQQGSQFCSACFTGDYPITIPDPVKRSKLVLEKSLAN